The sequence TGCCGCGTGGTGCGGTAGGTGAAGGTATAGGAGTAACGGCCCGGCTGCAAAAAGACATCCTTGCTGCCGGCATAGATGGCCACACCGTTGGACCTGTTCTCGACGTGGTGGGGTTCCGCCACGCCGTCTCGCGTCACCTCCAGCAACGTGAACCCGACGCGCACCCTGTTTCCGGCCCGGCCGGAGTAGATCGTTGGAAACTCGCGCACGATCCCGCGCCGGATCTGATCCCCGGTGGCCTGGACCGTGATGGTCTCCGTGACCACCATGGAACCGTCGGGGTCAATAAGGACCAGGGAAGAAAAATCGAGCACCCGCTCGGTCTCGGCCAGCAGGGACGTACAGGAAAACAGGCAGAATAGCGCGGCCAGAAGTATCCGGACATGGATGCCCGCCATTCTAGAACTCCACCTTGGGCACGGCCCGCTCCGACGGACTTTCCAGTTCGAAGAATTCTGCCTTCTCAAAGCCGAAGCGCCCGGCGATCAGATTGGACGGGAAGGACTCCACCGCGATATTCAGATTGCGCACCGCCCCGTTGTAATAGCGCCGGGAGAGCTGCACCTCGTCCTCGATCTCGCCGAGGGAAGTCTGCAACTGGGCGAAATTGGCGTTGGCCTTGAGGTCCGGATAGTTTTCGGCCAGCGCGAAAAGCTTGCCCAGCGCCGCCCCCAGAAGGCCCTGCGCCTGGGCTGTCTCGCCCACGCCCTGCGCGTTCTGGGCTACTCCGCGCAAGCGGATGACCTCTTCCAGAGTGCCCTTTTCGTGCACGGCGTACCCCTTGACCGTGGACACGAGGTTGGGGATCAGGTCCGTGCGTCGCTTGAGCTGCACGTCGATCCCGCTCCAGGCCTCCTGCACCATGTTGCGCATGCGCACCAGGCCGTTGTAGATGAGGATGGC comes from Desulfomicrobium apsheronum and encodes:
- a CDS encoding LemA family protein codes for the protein MIAFLVVLALVAAILLWAILIYNGLVRMRNMVQEAWSGIDVQLKRRTDLIPNLVSTVKGYAVHEKGTLEEVIRLRGVAQNAQGVGETAQAQGLLGAALGKLFALAENYPDLKANANFAQLQTSLGEIEDEVQLSRRYYNGAVRNLNIAVESFPSNLIAGRFGFEKAEFFELESPSERAVPKVEF